The Balneola sp. MJW-20 genome window below encodes:
- a CDS encoding WecB/TagA/CpsF family glycosyltransferase → MSDLRSNYFLGVRVDELDKQQAMQHIQGLVERRSGQMDPVFFVNVHSIFLSMQDHSMMEQLNHAALTLADGSGLDWAGRILGQPIKENLNGTDLTPEILKASEEKGWSVYMLGAKKHVMERAVEKVRINYPGLDLAGYHHGYFDQQKEKEIIDEINSLKPDILLVGLGSPRQESWIWDNRDKLEVSAGFAIGGFFDFLSGEFNRAPVWMRKAGIEWVYRFFNDPSTKWKRIFIEIPIFIPLIILAQLIPKKSKVLG, encoded by the coding sequence ATGTCTGATCTTAGATCTAATTACTTTTTGGGAGTGAGAGTGGACGAGCTGGATAAGCAACAGGCTATGCAGCATATACAAGGTCTTGTTGAGAGAAGAAGCGGACAAATGGATCCGGTTTTCTTCGTCAATGTGCATAGTATATTTTTATCGATGCAGGACCATAGCATGATGGAACAACTGAATCATGCAGCATTAACCTTAGCAGATGGTAGCGGTCTTGACTGGGCGGGCAGAATCCTGGGGCAACCCATTAAAGAAAACCTGAATGGTACTGATCTCACCCCAGAAATCCTTAAGGCATCTGAGGAAAAGGGCTGGTCTGTTTACATGTTAGGGGCTAAGAAGCATGTAATGGAACGAGCCGTTGAGAAAGTAAGAATTAATTATCCGGGACTGGATCTGGCCGGATATCATCACGGATATTTTGACCAGCAGAAAGAGAAAGAGATCATTGATGAGATCAATTCACTGAAGCCGGATATTCTTCTCGTCGGACTGGGATCTCCCAGACAGGAAAGCTGGATATGGGATAATCGTGATAAACTAGAAGTTAGTGCAGGATTTGCCATCGGTGGATTCTTCGACTTTTTGTCTGGAGAATTTAATCGGGCACCTGTGTGGATGAGAAAAGCCGGAATAGAATGGGTATACAGATTCTTCAATGACCCTTCCACAAAATGGAAGAGGATCTTTATTGAGATCCCCATTTTTATACCCTTGATCATACTAGCACAGCTCATTCCTAAAAAAAGTAAGGTGCTTGGGTGA